The DNA window CGATCGGCCAACTGCTTCCCCTGCAGCAGCGGGACGAGACTCACACCGTCCAGCTTCCAGTCAGCAGGAGCTTTGGCGCCGGCGACTTCCCAGAGCGTCGGCGCCCAATCGACGACGTGCACGGGCGTGGACTCGACGGTTTCCGGCCTGGTCTTCCCAGGCCAGCGAACCAGGCAGGGAACGCGGATGCCGCCTTCATAGGCGGAACCTTTGCCGGCGCGCAAGGGAGCGTTGTCGAACTGTTGTTCGCCGACCGTCAGTCGGCGGAACACGCCGGAGCCTTTGGTGAATGGCTCGGTGTTGTAGATGTCTTCCACGCCGCCGTTATCGGACAGAAAGACGACCAGCGTCGAGTCGCGCAGGTGGAGTTCGTCGATGCGTTTCAGCAGTCGTCCGACCGATTGATCGAGCGTTTCGATGGCGGCCAGGTAAGTGGCGTTATGCAGTCCTTCCGCCGGCGCCCCCTGGGCCCGATAGCGGGCGACCGTTTCTTCCGGCGCCAGGACCGGGTTATGGATGGTGTGGTGCGACAGGTAGATGAACCAAGGCTGGTCCGGGTGCGACTCCATGAATCCAATCGCCTGGTCGGTGAGCCAGCCGACACCTTTGTCGCCTTCATGATGATAGCCATTGGGCGGCTCGGGCGAATAATCAAAGCCATAGTAGTGCGCGGCCGACTGCTTGAGGCGCACGTAGTTGCCATCCTCGGGCGTGGTCAGATGCCACTTTCCCAGACAGGCGGTCGCATAGCCCGCATCATGCAGCCCTTTGGCCAGGGTGTAAGTCGATCGCGGCAGGCTCTCCACAAAGGCCGGCTCGCTCACGGGGGCCCACGGGTAACCATACCAGCCGATCACATGCCACATGCCGTTCCGCGCCGTATGCTGGCCCGTCAGCAACGCGGCCCGGGTGGGCGTGCACTGGGGCGTGACATAGGCATCGGTAAACCGCACCCCTTCCGCCGCCAACTGATCCAGATGCGGCGTGGGAACGAGCTTGTTCCCATAGCAGCCCAGCGTGGGCCAGCCCTGGTCATCGGTCAGAATGAACAGGATGTTCGGCTTGTCGGGCATGGCGGCCTGGCAAGTCTCCGCCGCCAGCCACAACACGCCAGGCAGCAGCAAGGTCAAAACTTTAAGACAGTATCGCATCACAGTATCCTGATGCGCAGACCGGCGAAACGGCCTGCGGGGAAAGCGAAGTCAGCCCACCCCCAGCAGCCGCGACATGGGAGCAGGGGGGAAGAGACAAGTCGGCAGAAATTGCATCGCCGGCAGACAAGGGACGTCCTCCTCTGCCGCGTCTCAATTCTGGCA is part of the Lignipirellula cremea genome and encodes:
- a CDS encoding sulfatase — encoded protein: MRYCLKVLTLLLPGVLWLAAETCQAAMPDKPNILFILTDDQGWPTLGCYGNKLVPTPHLDQLAAEGVRFTDAYVTPQCTPTRAALLTGQHTARNGMWHVIGWYGYPWAPVSEPAFVESLPRSTYTLAKGLHDAGYATACLGKWHLTTPEDGNYVRLKQSAAHYYGFDYSPEPPNGYHHEGDKGVGWLTDQAIGFMESHPDQPWFIYLSHHTIHNPVLAPEETVARYRAQGAPAEGLHNATYLAAIETLDQSVGRLLKRIDELHLRDSTLVVFLSDNGGVEDIYNTEPFTKGSGVFRRLTVGEQQFDNAPLRAGKGSAYEGGIRVPCLVRWPGKTRPETVESTPVHVVDWAPTLWEVAGAKAPADWKLDGVSLVPLLQGKQLADRPLYWYLPLYDLRWGLTPAAVLREGDLKLIEYFGDSVAADGEYVPGRRLELYNLKTDLGETTNLAPKMADTAAQMSERLHAWMKSIPVDIPGANPHHDPARSLLETRQKQSWNP